The following are from one region of the Paenibacillus sp. KS-LC4 genome:
- a CDS encoding ABC transporter permease, whose protein sequence is MNSLIDEWKHVAGSKYARLIFIGPILAALFFGLMFSHNQISESPVVVIDEDHSSYSRQLISKINASPYMNVTNVYASRMAPETLLANEKAVAVIMLPKQLEQRQQQGLSTNIGILMDNTMPSGLTGIRTAIQEIIVTENTTLSMTRLLQKGMDAEASKGLVSPLSLQQRMLFNPTTSYVGFMVLGFVNIVVLMLTTSAAGTVVPRLRQEGKLFAREKSPLQLWMRSVPYAVLSSLSLLLCYGLLKQVGGMRFEAEPYVFIVPLLVYAFALSLMGMLLGYSAKDLSKVNLRTSFVLYPSFLATGIQLTPLAFPEPFQIFAWALPMNWLNRLIRGMAFREGTLAAYSQEFGALLIIIGGVSLLMGLLLLREKGKTDLNSISKLGGYDYDTRISKDHC, encoded by the coding sequence ATGAATTCGCTGATTGACGAATGGAAGCATGTAGCGGGCAGCAAATATGCTCGCCTGATCTTTATTGGACCGATCCTTGCGGCCCTCTTTTTTGGATTGATGTTTTCACATAATCAAATCAGTGAATCGCCGGTTGTTGTCATTGATGAGGATCACAGCTCATATTCTCGGCAGCTGATCTCCAAAATAAATGCTTCTCCCTATATGAACGTTACTAATGTGTACGCCAGCCGTATGGCCCCAGAAACCTTGCTGGCAAACGAGAAGGCTGTAGCGGTTATTATGCTTCCGAAGCAGCTGGAGCAACGTCAACAGCAGGGATTATCAACGAATATCGGCATTTTAATGGATAACACGATGCCCTCGGGGCTGACTGGCATTCGAACCGCGATTCAGGAAATCATCGTAACGGAAAATACGACCCTTTCCATGACCCGTCTGCTGCAAAAAGGAATGGATGCCGAAGCGTCCAAAGGGCTTGTGTCACCGTTGTCCCTGCAGCAGCGGATGCTGTTTAATCCGACCACAAGCTATGTGGGCTTTATGGTGCTTGGCTTTGTGAATATTGTGGTGTTGATGCTTACAACAAGCGCAGCGGGCACGGTTGTACCGCGTCTGCGTCAGGAGGGGAAGCTATTTGCCCGCGAAAAATCGCCGCTTCAGCTATGGATGCGCAGTGTGCCTTACGCTGTTCTGAGCTCCCTTTCGCTGCTCCTATGCTATGGATTATTAAAGCAGGTAGGTGGAATGCGGTTTGAAGCGGAGCCCTATGTTTTTATCGTCCCATTACTTGTTTATGCCTTTGCCTTGTCCCTTATGGGAATGCTGCTCGGTTATTCCGCCAAAGACTTGTCCAAAGTCAACCTACGAACGAGCTTCGTATTGTATCCATCGTTTCTTGCTACGGGCATCCAATTGACTCCGCTTGCGTTTCCAGAGCCTTTTCAAATTTTCGCATGGGCCTTGCCTATGAACTGGCTTAACCGCCTTATTCGCGGGATGGCTTTTCGCGAGGGGACGCTAGCCGCCTACAGTCAGGAATTCGGGGCTTTGCTCATCATTATTGGAGGAGTGTCCTTATTAATGGGACTATTGCTGCTGCGGGAAAAGGGAAAGACTGATTTGAATTCGATTAGTAAGCTGGGAGGATACGATTATGACACCAGGATTAGTAAAGACCATTGTTGA
- a CDS encoding HlyD family efflux transporter periplasmic adaptor subunit produces MRIKAGFYMGIAIVLIVGGVLLVMKGNDAVSLAESRKQGVLEAGVSLQKNTYYADFYIQEGEIGRLKVNQKVAVHFPNLAREIQMEGVVTSIAAAPQFANLRMTREKGQADLSMFLVRISMEANANLLPGMTAEVRVDEFAD; encoded by the coding sequence ATGCGGATAAAAGCAGGTTTTTATATGGGGATTGCGATTGTGCTGATCGTTGGTGGAGTACTTCTTGTTATGAAAGGAAACGACGCTGTCAGTTTGGCGGAGAGCAGGAAGCAGGGTGTGCTTGAGGCAGGTGTGAGCTTGCAAAAGAATACCTATTATGCGGATTTCTACATTCAGGAAGGTGAAATAGGCAGGCTTAAGGTTAATCAAAAGGTTGCTGTTCATTTTCCAAATTTGGCTCGTGAGATTCAGATGGAGGGTGTTGTGACTTCCATTGCAGCCGCGCCGCAATTTGCCAACCTGCGTATGACACGTGAGAAAGGGCAAGCAGACTTAAGCATGTTTCTTGTTCGAATCTCAATGGAAGCAAATGCGAATTTGCTTCCGGGCATGACAGCGGAGGTGAGAGTTGATGAATTCGCTGATTGA
- the lpdA gene encoding dihydrolipoyl dehydrogenase: MNKLEAVETLVIGSGPGGYVAALRCSQLGMKTAIVERSQLGGVCTHVGCIPSKALIAESYRYDLLQQFYPVEAAASFKAAQLIKQGIVNKQAGGVHYLLQSAGVSILEGEARLVDEHTAIIKQMGQEQTISFKYAILATGSRPIELQAFPFGGRMLSSTEALSLPEVPASLVVIGGGYIGIELGQMYAKFGAKVTILEGGEQVLPGFEAELAAPVVKQLKTDGIDIVTGAATGKMVHHSDAITVHYSKNGEQYQVTAEFALVTVGRKPNTDGELGLEHIGLKVSSRGLIVTDEQCRTAIPHIFAIGDITAGPALAHKASYEAKVAAEAIAGLASEVDYKAIPLVVFSSPELASVGLSETEAKARAIPIVIGKASFSINGRALALRETEGFVKIVADPISGIVMGAQIVGVEASTLISELALAIEMGAAVEDLAMTIHPHPTLGEVIMEAAENAVRKMKLKSK, from the coding sequence ATGAATAAGCTTGAAGCTGTTGAAACGTTGGTCATTGGATCAGGTCCGGGAGGTTATGTGGCGGCGCTGCGCTGTTCACAGCTTGGAATGAAGACGGCAATTGTGGAACGCAGTCAGCTTGGAGGGGTATGCACACATGTTGGCTGCATTCCATCCAAGGCATTAATAGCAGAGTCGTATCGCTATGATTTACTGCAACAGTTTTACCCTGTAGAAGCGGCAGCGTCCTTTAAGGCTGCGCAGCTAATCAAGCAGGGGATTGTGAATAAGCAGGCAGGCGGAGTTCATTATTTATTGCAGTCTGCCGGTGTAAGCATTTTGGAAGGAGAGGCCCGTTTGGTTGACGAGCATACAGCAATTATCAAACAAATGGGACAGGAGCAAACGATATCTTTTAAGTACGCCATACTGGCAACAGGCTCTCGCCCGATTGAGCTGCAAGCTTTTCCGTTTGGCGGGCGTATGCTGTCTTCGACAGAGGCTCTTTCTCTCCCAGAGGTTCCTGCTAGCCTAGTGGTCATCGGCGGTGGATATATCGGTATTGAGCTGGGGCAGATGTATGCCAAATTTGGCGCCAAGGTAACGATTCTAGAGGGAGGAGAGCAAGTTTTGCCGGGATTCGAGGCGGAGCTTGCAGCCCCTGTTGTCAAGCAGCTTAAGACTGATGGGATAGATATCGTAACTGGCGCGGCAACCGGGAAAATGGTACACCATTCGGATGCTATTACGGTTCATTATTCTAAAAATGGGGAGCAGTATCAGGTTACAGCGGAATTTGCATTAGTTACTGTAGGCAGAAAACCAAATACAGACGGTGAGCTAGGGCTGGAGCACATCGGCTTGAAAGTATCAAGCAGGGGACTAATCGTGACGGACGAACAGTGCAGAACGGCTATCCCGCATATTTTTGCAATTGGAGATATTACAGCTGGCCCGGCGCTAGCTCATAAAGCGTCCTATGAAGCCAAAGTTGCAGCCGAAGCTATTGCAGGTCTTGCCTCCGAGGTCGATTATAAAGCGATTCCGCTCGTCGTTTTTTCAAGTCCAGAGCTGGCCAGCGTTGGCTTAAGTGAAACGGAAGCAAAGGCAAGAGCCATCCCGATTGTTATTGGGAAAGCCTCATTTTCCATTAATGGAAGGGCACTGGCATTGAGGGAAACCGAAGGCTTCGTCAAAATTGTCGCGGACCCGATTTCAGGAATCGTGATGGGTGCGCAAATCGTCGGAGTAGAGGCATCCACACTCATATCGGAGCTTGCGCTTGCCATTGAGATGGGGGCAGCCGTGGAAGACTTGGCGATGACGATTCATCCCCATCCTACATTGGGAGAAGTTATTATGGAGGCTGCTGAAAATGCGGTCAGAAAAATGAAGCTGAAAAGTAAATAA
- a CDS encoding TetR/AcrR family transcriptional regulator, translated as MPYPKGHKLKVRNKIVESAAQAFRTNGIHDVSVPFIMKGAGLTHGGFYSHFENKEQLVAEACQYAISDTIALLQNIADQELHNPKINTVIDYYLSPYHRDKTEMGCILPALSSEISRSSEEVRQVFTFELERMIAFISNLAEIDLTKGSALLSTMVGSLALARSVQDLEMSDSLLSAGKQYAKALVMT; from the coding sequence GTGCCATATCCCAAAGGCCATAAGCTTAAAGTACGGAATAAAATCGTTGAAAGTGCTGCCCAGGCTTTTCGCACCAATGGTATTCACGATGTAAGTGTCCCATTCATTATGAAGGGGGCCGGGTTGACCCATGGAGGGTTTTATTCGCATTTTGAAAATAAAGAACAATTGGTCGCTGAAGCCTGCCAGTATGCCATCAGCGATACGATCGCACTGCTGCAAAATATCGCTGATCAGGAGCTTCACAATCCCAAAATCAATACGGTCATTGATTATTATTTAAGTCCGTACCATCGGGACAAAACGGAGATGGGCTGCATTCTTCCTGCCCTTTCCAGCGAAATCTCCCGTTCCTCCGAAGAGGTTCGGCAAGTATTCACCTTTGAACTGGAGCGGATGATTGCTTTTATTTCCAATCTGGCGGAAATCGACCTAACCAAGGGCAGCGCCCTGCTCAGCACCATGGTCGGCTCTCTTGCTCTTGCAAGGTCGGTTCAAGATCTGGAGATGAGTGACAGCCTTCTATCGGCAGGCAAACAGTATGCTAAAGCTCTGGTTATGACATAG